The following coding sequences lie in one Scatophagus argus isolate fScaArg1 chromosome 9, fScaArg1.pri, whole genome shotgun sequence genomic window:
- the trim35-28 gene encoding tripartite motif containing 35-28 yields MDEEMPEEPLQQDLTCSVCQEIYRDPVLLPCTHSFCRECLQRSSQFSKKCPLCRKEFEEGQDIANRALSSACETFLKHANPLPRQKRASEDTCNLHLKPLELYCEKDEEPVCVDCVSLHSTHRLWSLKDGLSFCKKELSFKVGIFEKKVESYKKTTHKLSNAVEYIKYQAGQAEKQIKLEFERLHKVLVTEEALRLKALATEEEEKIAAIQELMDNTNKDIITLKELIDSLKKEMGNEDLPLLRNFQSLKRKTQWSREEPRLSDDSLLDMGKHVGSLSFKIWKNMQAHVKYNPVVLNPNTASPWLCLSADLTSVKESSERMTTPDNPERFDPCVFVLGAEGYSSGKHRWDVIVGDNPKWIVGVCKESVVRKKKFTVSTNRGVWCIGLSKGVYTALTAPERTELQVQQRPERIRIKLNIEKGEVSFWDGGTAKHLVTLTHKFDEKIFPIFGPGLHTTEVILAPGKIAVHTS; encoded by the exons ATGGATGAAGAAATGCCGGAGGAGCCTCTCCAGCAGGACCTGACCTGCTCCGTGTGTCAGGAGATCTACCGGGACCCCGTGCTGCTGCCGTGTACGCACAGCTTCTGTCGGGAATGTCTACAGAGAAGTTCACAGTTCAGCAAAAAGTGTCCCTTGTGCAGGAAGGAGTTTGAGGAAGGGCAGGACATCGCCAACCGAGCGCTCAGCAGCGCCTGTGAGACCTTCCTCAAACATGCAAACCCTTTGCCGCGCCAGAAACGTGCCAGCGAGGACACCTGTAACCTGCACCTGAAGCCGCTCGAGCTCTACTGCGAGAAGGACGAGGAGCCcgtgtgtgtggactgtgtctcactgcacagcacacacaggctGTGGTCACTGAAGGATGGATTGTCATTTTGCAAG AAGGAGCTCAGCTTCAAAGTTGGgatttttgaaaagaaagtgGAGTCATACAAGAAAACGACGCATAAACTCAGCAACGCAGTGGAATACATCAAG TATCAAGCTGGGCAGGCAGAGAAGCAGATCAAGCTGGAGTTTGAGAGGCTCCACAAGGTGCTTGTCACAGAAGAAGCTCTGCGTCTAAAAGCCTTGgccactgaggaggaggagaagattgCTGCCATACAGGAGCTGATGGATAACACAAACAAGGACATTATCACTCTGAAGGAGCTCATCGACTCCCTGAAGAAGGAGATGGGCAATGAGGATCTACCCCTCCTGCGG aatTTCCAGAGTTTAAAAAGAAA AACCCAGTGGAGTCGTGAAGAACCTCGCCTCTCTGACGACTCTCTTTTGGATATGGGAAAGCATGTTGGTTCTTTGAGCTTCAAGATCTGGAAGAACATGCAGGCCCATGTCAAATATA ACCCTGTGGTGTTGAACCCGAACACAGCCTCTCCTTGGCTGTGCTTGAGTGCTGACCTGACCAGTGTCAAGGAAAGCTCAGAGCGAATGACCACACCTGATAACCCGGAACGCTTTGATCCCTGCGTCTTCGTCCTGGGTGCTGAAGGTTACTCCTCTGGGAAGCACAGATGGGACGTCATTGTTGGTGACAACCCCAAGTGGATTGTGGGAGTGTGCAAAGAGTCAGTGGTCCGTAAAAAGAAGTTCACAGTCTCTACGAACCGTGGCGTGTGGTGTATAGGGTTGAGCAAAGGGGTGTACACCGCTTTAACAGCACCTGAGCGTACAGAGCTGCAGGTGCAGCAGCGTCCTGAAAGGATCCGCATCAAGCTAAATATAGAAAAGGGAGAGGTGTCATTTTGGGATGGGGGAACAGCAAAGCACTTGGTCACTTTAACACACAAGTTTGATGAGAAGATATTTCCTATTTTTGGCCCTGGGCTCCACACTACGGAAGTGATTCTTGCTCCAGGAAAAATAGCTGTGCACACCTCCTGA